One Priestia aryabhattai DNA segment encodes these proteins:
- the gerPC gene encoding spore germination protein GerPC: MNYIQQVYQYVQQMSSYIQQQEGRIAQLEKNVQELQQKIKELGEQPPIKIDKIEYKFEQLKIDSLDGTLNIGLNPLTPDNLEDIIINEKPEVTFPQGAQPQGQPPQGEQPGQPGGPGPQNPSLKPLDRHLEKQWVSDIHETILGELNQYGFSMVQHVLDERSMMIDESYYEFILEDIKKQLQQRITFYIQQVQPEEMERNFEQIKPQIIGKLYEDMKKGIDAFLTYLPESLKKGGPPS; encoded by the coding sequence ATGAACTATATTCAGCAAGTATATCAGTATGTTCAGCAAATGTCTTCGTATATTCAGCAGCAAGAAGGACGCATTGCTCAGCTTGAAAAAAACGTACAAGAACTTCAGCAAAAAATAAAAGAGTTAGGTGAACAGCCACCTATTAAAATTGATAAAATCGAATATAAATTTGAACAGTTAAAAATTGATTCTTTAGATGGAACATTAAATATTGGATTAAACCCTCTTACACCTGACAATTTAGAAGATATCATTATTAATGAGAAACCAGAAGTAACATTTCCGCAAGGAGCTCAGCCACAAGGGCAGCCGCCTCAAGGTGAGCAGCCGGGACAACCCGGAGGTCCTGGACCGCAAAATCCTAGCTTAAAACCATTGGACCGCCACCTAGAAAAGCAGTGGGTCTCCGATATTCACGAAACGATTTTAGGTGAACTTAATCAATATGGATTTTCTATGGTTCAACATGTGCTTGATGAGCGCTCGATGATGATTGATGAATCGTACTACGAGTTTATTTTAGAAGATATTAAAAAGCAGCTGCAGCAGCGGATTACTTTTTATATACAGCAAGTTCAGCCGGAAGAAATGGAACGAAATTTTGAACAAATCAAACCTCAAATTATCGGCAAACTTTATGAAGACATGAAAAAAGGAATTGACGCATTTTTAACGTATTTACCTGAATCTTTAAAGAAAGGTGGACCCCCTTCATGA
- a CDS encoding spore germination protein GerPB: MNFYVNQSICIQSMKISAVSNSSVLQIGSVGVIKPNSNLFNTGGFTGAAPTETKKGILGSVSPSTFTPGTGAGTAPAPFSQSLTPPARDND; encoded by the coding sequence ATGAACTTTTATGTGAATCAAAGTATCTGTATTCAAAGTATGAAAATCAGTGCTGTAAGTAACTCTTCGGTACTTCAAATTGGAAGCGTAGGTGTCATTAAACCGAACTCAAATCTCTTTAATACAGGAGGATTTACAGGCGCTGCACCTACTGAAACAAAAAAAGGCATTCTTGGATCTGTTTCTCCTTCTACCTTTACCCCCGGAACCGGCGCAGGAACTGCCCCAGCTCCTTTTTCACAGTCGTTAACTCCTCCAGCGCGAGACAACGACTGA
- a CDS encoding spore germination protein — translation MPAIVGVVNLNSVGSASVFHIGDVYTIAPISTAKTFAGAGSFNTGDGLYVVNQQSSTNTSDNDVNDQNVAGNL, via the coding sequence ATGCCTGCCATTGTTGGTGTTGTTAATCTTAACAGTGTTGGTTCAGCCAGCGTCTTTCATATTGGAGATGTTTATACAATAGCCCCTATTTCCACTGCTAAAACATTTGCTGGCGCAGGTTCGTTTAATACAGGCGACGGATTATATGTTGTGAATCAGCAGAGCTCAACCAATACGTCAGACAATGACGTAAATGATCAAAATGTTGCTGGAAATCTATAA
- a CDS encoding DUF418 domain-containing protein — protein MKRFKMNAADKEQRIEAADVLKGIALIGILLMNMPNFYSPASYYDNNLLDGSRMNYVANGLVDIVVGQTGYALLAILFGFGFMKMFQCTYERQVSFTPFYVRRMTALLVVGAIHALFIWHGDMIVIYSFFALIMLFFQEAKKEVLLAWGTGIFSIYAVIMIVILTVAAFANEGETAAGVHQPIIDQALQVYGHGSFASIFHQRLLDWYYAYNLNTVPFLFLSLFPLFLLGGFMAKSEWFEEIEEYIVETKWLCLISFIVYTASSVLPYVLDHNVATSYIHDTIGGTAGAIFIVTLVTLAMRSLSIQKLMQPFAFLGRMILTNYIVQSIVCTFLFYSYGLGYYGHISIVEGLSIAAIIIFIQLLGSWIWISIFSDGPLEKFIRYVTYGRSR, from the coding sequence ATGAAACGTTTCAAAATGAACGCAGCTGATAAAGAACAGCGTATTGAAGCAGCGGATGTATTAAAAGGAATCGCGCTTATTGGTATTTTGCTCATGAACATGCCGAATTTTTATTCGCCTGCTTCATATTACGATAATAATTTGTTGGACGGTTCAAGAATGAATTATGTTGCTAACGGATTAGTTGATATAGTTGTAGGACAGACAGGCTACGCGCTGCTCGCTATTTTGTTTGGATTTGGTTTTATGAAAATGTTCCAGTGTACATACGAAAGGCAAGTAAGTTTTACTCCTTTTTATGTACGAAGAATGACGGCTTTGCTTGTCGTTGGGGCTATTCATGCTTTATTTATTTGGCACGGTGATATGATTGTGATATACAGCTTTTTTGCTTTGATCATGCTATTTTTTCAAGAAGCAAAGAAAGAAGTGTTATTAGCGTGGGGAACCGGAATATTTAGTATTTACGCTGTGATTATGATTGTTATTTTAACAGTAGCGGCTTTTGCTAATGAAGGAGAAACAGCAGCGGGAGTTCACCAGCCTATTATTGACCAAGCGCTTCAAGTATATGGACATGGAAGTTTTGCATCAATCTTTCATCAGCGCTTGCTTGATTGGTACTACGCGTATAATTTAAATACGGTTCCTTTTCTGTTTTTGTCGCTATTCCCACTGTTTTTATTAGGTGGTTTTATGGCAAAAAGCGAGTGGTTCGAAGAAATAGAAGAATATATAGTAGAGACAAAGTGGCTTTGTCTTATTTCATTCATCGTATATACAGCATCATCCGTACTGCCGTATGTTTTAGATCACAATGTAGCTACATCCTATATTCACGATACAATCGGAGGAACGGCAGGAGCTATTTTTATTGTAACGTTGGTCACATTAGCTATGCGAAGTTTATCTATTCAAAAACTCATGCAGCCATTTGCCTTTTTGGGGAGAATGATTTTAACTAATTATATTGTCCAGTCTATTGTATGTACATTTCTTTTTTACTCATATGGATTAGGATACTACGGACATATTTCAATTGTAGAAGGTTTGTCTATTGCCGCGATTATCATTTTTATTCAACTGCTGGGAAGCTGGATATGGATTAGCATATTTTCAGATGGGCCGCTTGAAAAATTCATTCGGTATGTTACTTATGGACGCAGCCGCTAA
- a CDS encoding DUF1516 family protein, which translates to MAPLHIHVTLWTLLIISFVVSLILHRAGKTKGQKILHMVARLLYLLVLVSGLHMLAAWYHFQGAALIKGIAGVLVLVGMEMVLVRTEKGKRTGVAWAVLAITLILVFYYGYVVLG; encoded by the coding sequence ATGGCTCCACTACATATTCATGTAACGCTTTGGACATTATTGATTATCTCGTTTGTGGTTTCGTTGATTTTACATCGAGCAGGTAAAACTAAAGGTCAGAAAATCCTACATATGGTGGCCAGACTTTTATACTTATTAGTATTAGTATCAGGTCTGCATATGTTAGCAGCTTGGTACCATTTTCAAGGTGCAGCGCTCATTAAAGGAATTGCGGGAGTGTTAGTGCTTGTGGGAATGGAAATGGTACTTGTTCGTACTGAAAAAGGAAAGCGTACAGGCGTTGCTTGGGCAGTTCTTGCAATTACGCTTATCTTAGTATTCTATTACGGATATGTCGTACTAGGATAA
- a CDS encoding DUF2777 domain-containing protein — protein sequence MNHYYKQQAMNNQPRSFVIGTVECVDSQWIFFEDESDEASMLHEVMDDTLELLIDTRWEKAIMVDDRQIKLHDGTYLLRNGDKLRLTKKLPYAYEQLLQSLPKETFLSFTHHLNSLKFSLYDCIYCHNTLCFLPTDGDTKGANFIIYDNEEKICAVQHLFERGIHHLDRFEYTVNDGERSMNIFLD from the coding sequence ATGAATCATTATTATAAACAACAAGCTATGAACAATCAGCCGCGTTCCTTCGTGATTGGTACGGTTGAATGTGTTGATTCACAGTGGATTTTCTTTGAAGATGAAAGTGACGAAGCTTCCATGCTCCATGAAGTAATGGATGATACATTAGAACTTCTTATTGATACACGCTGGGAAAAAGCCATTATGGTTGATGACCGTCAAATAAAGCTTCACGATGGAACGTATTTATTGCGAAATGGCGATAAGCTAAGACTGACCAAAAAGCTACCTTATGCATACGAACAGCTGCTTCAATCACTACCGAAAGAGACCTTTTTATCATTTACTCATCACTTAAATTCATTAAAATTCTCTCTTTATGATTGTATTTACTGTCACAACACATTATGTTTTTTACCGACAGACGGTGATACAAAAGGTGCTAATTTTATCATTTATGACAATGAGGAAAAAATTTGCGCCGTTCAGCATTTATTCGAACGAGGCATACATCACCTAGATCGATTTGAATATACCGTTAACGATGGAGAACGTTCAATGAATATTTTTTTAGATTAA
- the asnB gene encoding asparagine synthase (glutamine-hydrolyzing): MCGITGWVDLKRSLLNETATITKMADTLSKRGPDDTNVWTQQHVAFGHKRLVVVDPQGGRQPMTREKNEQLYTLCYNGELYNTEDIRKELLKRGYQFQGHSDTEVLLTSYIEWKEACVDHFNGIFAFSIWDEANEKLFIARDRMGVKPLFYRSYEGGIQFASELKAILAHPEVKAEVGLDGLAEVFGLGPSRSPGHGVFKEINELRPAHALTLTRNGLKIWRYWNVKSEQHTDDLGETTEKVKFLVQDAIVRQLVSDVPVCTFLSGGVDSSAITAIAANAFKESGKGSLHTYSIDYEDNDKFFKVNEFQPNSDGTYIKLMSDTFQTNHHRCIISTEDLVQHLTEAVEVRDLPGMADVDSSLLWFCREIKKDFVVSLSGECADEIFGGYPWFHRKHDLSSDTFPWMRSLDARIDLLQSSWRKKLQLEDYVRARYEETLKEVPELEGESLEDAQRRKLFYLNQVWFMTTLLDRKDRMSMGASLEVRVPFADHRLVEYAWNIPWEMKMTGNKEKGILRKALEGILPHDVLYRKKSPYPKTHNPAYTKAVTVWLQSLLQDKQSPLHEFFDKQQLKHIIDTGGEGFKAPWFGQLMTGPQLLAHLAQIHVWFTHNNIQIVE, translated from the coding sequence ATGTGTGGTATAACGGGTTGGGTCGACTTAAAGCGATCGCTTTTAAATGAAACAGCAACAATAACAAAAATGGCTGACACTTTATCGAAAAGAGGTCCTGATGACACCAACGTATGGACACAGCAGCATGTTGCCTTTGGACACAAGCGCTTAGTTGTAGTAGATCCTCAAGGCGGAAGACAGCCGATGACGAGAGAAAAAAACGAACAGCTCTACACGCTTTGCTATAATGGAGAGCTGTACAACACAGAAGATATTCGGAAAGAATTACTAAAAAGAGGTTATCAATTTCAAGGGCATTCAGATACGGAAGTACTTCTAACATCTTATATAGAATGGAAAGAAGCGTGCGTAGATCATTTTAACGGTATCTTTGCTTTTTCAATCTGGGATGAAGCCAATGAAAAGTTATTTATAGCACGCGACAGAATGGGAGTGAAGCCCTTATTCTATCGATCTTATGAAGGCGGAATTCAATTTGCATCAGAATTAAAGGCGATATTAGCTCATCCTGAGGTGAAAGCAGAAGTAGGATTAGATGGATTAGCAGAAGTGTTTGGCTTAGGACCTTCTCGTTCTCCCGGCCACGGCGTATTTAAAGAAATAAATGAATTGCGTCCGGCTCACGCGCTCACGCTTACGCGTAACGGGTTGAAGATTTGGCGATACTGGAACGTAAAAAGTGAGCAGCATACAGATGATTTAGGTGAAACTACAGAAAAAGTTAAATTTTTAGTGCAAGACGCGATTGTAAGACAGCTAGTGTCGGATGTCCCGGTTTGTACATTTTTATCAGGTGGAGTAGATTCAAGCGCCATTACAGCAATTGCTGCAAATGCGTTCAAAGAAAGCGGCAAGGGCTCTCTTCATACGTATTCTATCGATTATGAAGACAATGATAAATTTTTTAAAGTAAATGAGTTTCAGCCAAATTCTGATGGAACTTATATCAAGCTCATGTCGGATACGTTTCAAACAAATCATCACCGCTGCATTATTTCAACGGAGGACCTTGTGCAGCATTTAACAGAGGCTGTAGAGGTGAGAGACCTTCCTGGAATGGCTGATGTAGATTCATCGCTGCTTTGGTTTTGCCGGGAAATCAAAAAAGATTTTGTCGTGAGCTTATCAGGAGAATGTGCGGATGAAATTTTTGGGGGATATCCGTGGTTTCACCGAAAACATGATTTGTCTTCGGATACCTTCCCTTGGATGCGTTCATTAGATGCTCGAATCGATTTGCTGCAAAGTTCATGGAGAAAGAAATTACAGTTAGAAGATTATGTGCGTGCAAGATATGAAGAAACATTAAAGGAAGTGCCTGAATTAGAGGGTGAATCGTTAGAAGATGCACAGCGGAGAAAGCTGTTTTATTTAAATCAGGTTTGGTTTATGACAACTTTATTAGATCGTAAAGATCGCATGAGCATGGGAGCGAGCTTAGAAGTACGCGTGCCTTTTGCAGATCATCGCCTTGTGGAATATGCATGGAATATTCCGTGGGAGATGAAAATGACGGGCAATAAAGAGAAAGGAATTTTACGCAAAGCGCTTGAAGGAATTTTGCCTCATGACGTTCTTTATCGCAAGAAAAGCCCTTACCCTAAAACGCATAACCCCGCTTATACAAAAGCTGTAACTGTATGGCTTCAATCTCTTTTACAAGATAAACAGTCACCTCTTCATGAATTTTTTGATAAGCAGCAGTTAAAGCATATTATTGATACAGGCGGAGAAGGATTTAAAGCACCGTGGTTTGGTCAATTAATGACAGGACCTCAGCTGCTAGCTCATCTAGCTCAAATTCACGTCTGGTTTACTCACAATAATATTCAAATTGTTGAATGA
- a CDS encoding alpha-amylase family glycosyl hydrolase, protein MKWKRRSMLLVLLLLFGSSASAQDHKDIHDEVIYSLMINRFYNGSEQNDRNVNYERLDAYYGGDLQGVAQKLDYIQEMGFTAVLLTPFMENDDAGYHGYAVTNHYKIDDHFGTLKDLQNLVKKAHERNIKIMAEFPLTISNNHTWVADKGKQTWISNESGTDNEVIKALPHLNLKESGVQKYLIKNAAWWSKQAAIDGYYIKDIDQAPSEFISSFSQTLKSMDPSFLLIGEINGHSLKKSEQAKSLGIDLLADRALAEATAATFSGTNRPQKMLYDKWEKGSNLPLANFLDDVHSTRFTAKALKSENHPGARTKQGLSYLYTSPSVPIVFYGTEIALNGGKGAENYGMMNFLANPDIIDHIKKLAELRAKSPSLRKGSFTLVSEQKGVAVYKRRYEDETTFVVINNTKDTSAINLSLEKVGKENELRGLITEGIIRPVDDVYSISLEPETTNVYKVVKKSGFNIGYIAAVAVVYTGFGIFLYKASSKRRKEKKISQSHKKDSAS, encoded by the coding sequence ATGAAATGGAAGAGGAGAAGTATGCTGCTTGTACTATTATTGCTTTTTGGAAGCAGCGCCTCAGCGCAAGATCATAAAGATATACATGATGAGGTGATATACTCATTGATGATTAACCGTTTTTATAATGGAAGTGAACAGAATGATCGAAATGTTAACTATGAACGCTTAGATGCCTATTATGGAGGCGATTTACAAGGAGTAGCACAAAAGTTAGACTATATTCAAGAGATGGGATTTACCGCTGTTTTATTAACGCCTTTTATGGAAAACGATGATGCAGGCTATCATGGATATGCGGTGACCAACCATTATAAAATAGACGATCATTTTGGAACGTTAAAAGACTTACAAAATCTTGTAAAGAAAGCACATGAGCGTAATATAAAAATTATGGCCGAATTTCCTTTAACAATCAGTAACAATCATACCTGGGTAGCAGATAAAGGAAAACAAACATGGATAAGTAATGAATCCGGTACAGATAACGAAGTAATTAAAGCGCTGCCTCATCTTAATCTAAAGGAAAGCGGTGTGCAGAAATACCTTATTAAAAATGCTGCTTGGTGGAGCAAACAAGCAGCTATTGACGGATATTACATCAAAGATATCGATCAAGCTCCTTCTGAATTTATTTCATCATTTTCTCAGACGCTAAAAAGCATGGACCCTTCCTTTCTATTAATAGGAGAAATAAACGGGCATTCATTAAAAAAAAGTGAACAGGCTAAGTCCTTAGGAATTGATTTGCTTGCAGATAGAGCTTTAGCCGAAGCCACTGCTGCTACATTTAGCGGTACTAATCGTCCACAGAAAATGTTGTATGACAAGTGGGAAAAAGGAAGTAATCTGCCTTTAGCAAATTTTTTAGATGATGTTCATAGCACACGTTTTACAGCAAAAGCATTAAAGAGTGAAAATCATCCTGGAGCCCGAACAAAGCAAGGACTTTCCTACCTTTATACGTCACCGAGTGTACCAATCGTCTTTTATGGAACGGAGATTGCGCTGAATGGGGGAAAGGGAGCAGAAAATTATGGCATGATGAATTTTTTAGCTAATCCCGATATTATAGATCATATAAAAAAACTGGCTGAACTTAGAGCAAAGTCGCCTTCTCTTCGAAAAGGAAGTTTTACCCTTGTTTCTGAGCAAAAAGGTGTGGCTGTATACAAGAGAAGGTATGAAGACGAAACGACGTTTGTTGTGATTAATAATACAAAGGATACGTCGGCCATTAATCTCTCGCTTGAAAAAGTTGGAAAAGAAAATGAATTAAGAGGGTTAATAACGGAAGGAATTATACGGCCAGTTGACGATGTATATAGCATTTCATTGGAGCCTGAGACCACAAATGTATATAAAGTAGTGAAAAAGTCAGGATTTAATATTGGATATATCGCAGCGGTTGCCGTTGTTTATACGGGATTTGGCATCTTTTTGTACAAAGCATCGTCAAAAAGAAGAAAAGAAAAGAAAATTTCTCAATCTCATAAAAAGGACAGCGCGTCGTAG
- a CDS encoding LacI family DNA-binding transcriptional regulator, translating into MGVTIKDVANLANVAPSTVSRVIADSSRISEKTKQRVRSAMKELGYHPNIIARSLANQTTEAVGLVMPSSADKVFQNPFFPEVLRGISTGAHENKRAIYMSTGETEEEIFAEVVQMVQGRRVDGLILLYSKVDDQVLSYLQEQSVPFVVIGKPFKHSESITFVDNDNFKAGKEATEYLIESGHERIAFIGGSLQLVVTIDRLTGYDKAIQKANIPYRDEYVIHEEFLQKGGKEAVCELLSLKERPTALVVADDLMALGVLNTLDEMGISVPEDISIVSFNNVLIAEMARPALTSIDINIFELGYQAVRCLIKQIETPYAVAEQVRVPHKMIKRQSCKTIQMTKR; encoded by the coding sequence ATGGGTGTAACAATAAAAGATGTGGCAAATTTAGCAAATGTAGCCCCTTCGACGGTATCTCGCGTTATTGCAGACAGCTCAAGAATTAGTGAAAAAACAAAACAGCGCGTGCGATCGGCTATGAAAGAACTTGGTTATCACCCAAATATTATTGCGCGAAGTCTAGCAAATCAAACGACAGAGGCAGTCGGCCTAGTGATGCCGAGCTCAGCGGACAAGGTGTTTCAAAATCCATTCTTCCCCGAAGTGCTAAGAGGAATCAGCACCGGAGCTCACGAAAACAAAAGAGCGATTTATATGTCCACTGGGGAAACGGAAGAAGAGATTTTTGCAGAAGTTGTTCAAATGGTACAGGGGAGACGAGTGGATGGATTAATTTTGCTGTACTCCAAAGTTGATGATCAAGTACTTTCTTATCTGCAAGAGCAGAGCGTACCGTTTGTAGTTATTGGAAAGCCGTTTAAGCATAGTGAAAGCATCACGTTTGTTGATAATGATAACTTTAAAGCTGGAAAAGAAGCGACGGAATATTTAATTGAATCGGGTCATGAGCGTATTGCCTTTATTGGAGGAAGTCTTCAATTAGTCGTTACCATTGATCGTTTGACTGGCTATGATAAAGCGATTCAAAAAGCAAATATTCCTTATCGAGACGAGTATGTAATTCATGAAGAATTTCTACAGAAGGGAGGAAAAGAAGCTGTTTGCGAACTTTTATCTTTAAAAGAACGTCCAACGGCTCTGGTAGTAGCAGATGACCTAATGGCATTAGGCGTTTTAAATACATTGGATGAAATGGGGATTTCGGTTCCTGAAGACATCTCTATTGTCAGTTTTAATAATGTCTTGATCGCCGAAATGGCTAGACCTGCTCTCACATCTATTGATATTAATATTTTTGAACTTGGTTATCAGGCTGTACGCTGCTTGATTAAGCAGATTGAAACGCCGTATGCTGTTGCAGAACAAGTGCGCGTTCCTCACAAAATGATTAAAAGACAGTCCTGTAAAACCATTCAAATGACTAAAAGATAA
- the pruA gene encoding L-glutamate gamma-semialdehyde dehydrogenase produces MVVSYSHEPFTNFKDENNKKAFQEALTYVNTQLGKTYPLVIDGEKVETEEKITSVNPANIKEVIGYVSTVNKDLAEQAMQSALKAFETWKKWKVEHRADILFRAAAIIRRRKHEFSSYLVKEAGKPWNEADADTAEAIDFLEYYARQVLTLKDGSPVQSRDGEYNQYNYIPLGVGIIISPFNFPLAIMAGTAVAAIVTGNTILLKPADATPVVAAKFVEVMEEAGLPKGVLNFIPGATPEIGDYLVEHPKTRFVSFTGSRAVGCRIYERAAKVQPGQKWLKRVIAEMGGKDTVIVDKDADLDLAASSIVYSAFGFAGQKCSAGSRAVVHQDVYDEVLEKAVALTKTLTVGNPEEVSTYMGPVIHEASYNKVLSYIEIGKEEGRLVAGGEADNSTGYFIQPTIFADIDEKARLMQEEIFGPVVAFSKARDFDHMMEIANNTEYALTGALLSNNREHIERAREEFHVGNLYFNRGCTGAIVGYQPFGGFNMSGTDSKAGGPDYLVLHMQAKTTSETF; encoded by the coding sequence ATGGTAGTTTCTTATTCTCATGAACCATTTACAAATTTTAAGGACGAAAACAATAAAAAGGCATTTCAAGAAGCATTAACATATGTAAATACACAGCTTGGCAAGACGTACCCGCTTGTGATCGACGGTGAAAAAGTGGAGACTGAAGAGAAAATTACGTCTGTTAACCCAGCGAATATAAAAGAAGTGATTGGATATGTATCTACAGTTAATAAAGATCTAGCAGAGCAAGCGATGCAGTCAGCTCTAAAAGCTTTTGAAACGTGGAAAAAATGGAAAGTAGAACATCGCGCAGATATTCTTTTCCGCGCAGCGGCCATCATCCGTCGAAGAAAGCATGAATTTTCTAGTTATCTTGTAAAAGAAGCGGGAAAGCCTTGGAACGAAGCAGATGCTGATACAGCAGAAGCAATTGATTTTTTAGAGTACTATGCACGTCAAGTCCTGACATTAAAAGACGGTTCCCCAGTACAGAGCCGAGACGGTGAGTATAATCAGTACAATTATATTCCGCTTGGCGTAGGTATTATTATTTCACCATTTAACTTCCCGTTAGCTATTATGGCTGGAACAGCGGTAGCAGCCATCGTAACGGGAAACACAATTTTATTAAAACCAGCTGATGCCACTCCTGTAGTAGCAGCGAAATTTGTAGAAGTAATGGAAGAAGCAGGATTACCAAAAGGCGTATTAAACTTTATTCCTGGTGCTACACCTGAAATCGGTGACTACTTAGTGGAACATCCAAAAACACGCTTTGTTTCATTTACCGGCTCGCGCGCAGTAGGTTGCCGCATTTACGAAAGAGCAGCAAAAGTACAGCCGGGACAAAAATGGCTAAAACGTGTTATTGCTGAAATGGGCGGAAAAGACACGGTGATTGTAGACAAAGATGCAGATCTTGATTTAGCAGCTTCTTCAATCGTATACTCTGCATTTGGTTTTGCAGGGCAAAAGTGCTCCGCAGGTTCTCGTGCTGTTGTGCATCAAGATGTGTATGATGAAGTGCTTGAAAAAGCAGTGGCGCTAACAAAAACATTAACTGTTGGAAACCCGGAAGAAGTTTCGACTTATATGGGACCTGTTATTCACGAGGCTTCGTACAACAAAGTATTATCGTATATTGAAATTGGAAAAGAAGAAGGGCGTCTCGTTGCGGGAGGAGAAGCAGACAATTCAACTGGATACTTCATTCAGCCAACTATTTTTGCGGATATAGATGAAAAAGCTCGTCTCATGCAAGAAGAAATTTTTGGTCCGGTAGTAGCATTCTCTAAAGCGCGAGATTTTGATCATATGATGGAGATTGCAAACAATACAGAATATGCATTAACAGGAGCTTTATTATCAAATAACCGCGAGCATATTGAACGCGCTCGTGAAGAGTTCCATGTTGGAAATCTGTATTTTAACAGAGGATGTACAGGAGCGATTGTAGGGTACCAGCCTTTTGGCGGATTTAATATGTCAGGAACGGATTCAAAAGCAGGTGGACCAGATTATCTTGTTCTTCACATGCAAGCAAAAACAACATCTGAAACATTCTAA
- a CDS encoding ornithine--oxo-acid transaminase, which translates to MTTETQKTVKIIEQTEKFGAHNYHPLPIVIEKAEGVWVHDPENNKYMDMLSAYSAVNQGHRHPKIIEALKRQADKVTLTSRAFHNDQLGPWYEKICKLTNKNMALPMNTGAEAVETAIKAARRWAYDVKGVAENQAQIIACVGNFHGRTMTAVSLSSEAEYQRGFGPMLPGLQTIPYGDLEALKAAITPNTAAFLIEPIQGEAGIVLPPEGFLKAAADLCKEHNVLFIADEIQVGLARTGKMFACDWEGVEPDMLILGKALGGGVFPISCVVANEDILSVFNPGSHGSTFGGNPLACAVSLAALEVIEDEELPARSLELGSYFKQKLQSLSNPVVKEVRGRGLFIGVELHEEARPYCEKLKDQGLLCKETHSTVIRFAPPLTISKEELDWAIERIERVFAE; encoded by the coding sequence ATGACAACTGAAACACAAAAAACGGTGAAAATCATTGAGCAAACAGAAAAATTTGGGGCACACAACTATCATCCGCTGCCGATTGTAATTGAAAAGGCAGAAGGCGTATGGGTACACGATCCAGAAAATAATAAATATATGGATATGCTAAGTGCTTATTCCGCTGTTAACCAAGGACATCGTCATCCAAAAATTATTGAAGCATTAAAACGTCAAGCTGATAAAGTAACGTTAACGTCACGAGCGTTTCATAATGATCAGCTTGGTCCATGGTATGAAAAGATTTGTAAATTAACAAATAAAAATATGGCTCTTCCAATGAATACGGGAGCAGAAGCGGTGGAAACAGCCATTAAAGCTGCACGCCGCTGGGCTTACGATGTGAAAGGTGTTGCTGAAAATCAAGCACAAATCATCGCATGTGTGGGCAACTTCCACGGTCGTACAATGACAGCTGTTTCATTATCATCTGAAGCAGAATATCAACGTGGTTTTGGACCGATGCTTCCAGGGCTTCAAACGATTCCTTACGGTGATTTAGAAGCGTTAAAAGCTGCTATTACACCAAATACAGCCGCATTTTTAATTGAGCCAATTCAAGGTGAAGCAGGTATCGTTTTACCTCCAGAAGGCTTCTTAAAAGCTGCAGCTGACTTATGTAAAGAACATAATGTGCTATTTATTGCTGACGAAATCCAAGTCGGCTTAGCGCGTACAGGCAAAATGTTTGCTTGTGATTGGGAAGGCGTAGAACCAGATATGTTGATTTTAGGTAAAGCGCTTGGAGGAGGAGTTTTCCCTATTTCTTGCGTAGTAGCTAACGAAGACATTTTAAGTGTCTTTAACCCTGGTTCTCATGGTTCAACGTTTGGAGGAAACCCGCTTGCTTGTGCCGTATCATTAGCTGCTTTGGAAGTAATTGAAGACGAAGAACTTCCAGCGCGATCATTAGAATTAGGTTCTTATTTCAAGCAGAAGCTCCAAAGCTTAAGCAATCCAGTTGTTAAAGAAGTGCGCGGCCGCGGTCTATTCATCGGGGTAGAATTACACGAAGAAGCTCGTCCTTATTGTGAAAAATTAAAAGACCAAGGTTTGCTTTGTAAAGAAACGCACAGTACGGTTATTCGTTTTGCTCCTCCGTTAACGATTTCAAAAGAAGAGTTGGACTGGGCAATTGAACGAATTGAAAGAGTATTTGCTGAGTAA